The window CGTCGTGTCGCTCGCCCTGGGCGGCGCTCGCGTCGTCAGCGCCACCGACGGCGGTGCCGCCTCCGGCGCCAACGTGACCTGGAACCTCGGAACCCTGGCCGCCGGCGCCACCAAGCGCGTCTGCGTCACCCTGGTCTCCGACCCCGGCACCACCCTCAACTTCGCCGCCAACGCCCAGGGCGTTTGCGCCGATCCTGTCAGCACCACCTGCCGCACCGAGGTCGTCGGCGTCCCGGGTATCCTCCTCGAAGTGGTGGATGATCCCGATCCGATCCTCGTCGGCTCGACCACCACCTACTCCATCCGCGTCCTCAACCAGGGCAACTCGCCGATCACCAACGTCCGCATCGTCGGCCGCACGGATCCCGATTCCCAGGAAGCGGTCTCCGGCACCGGATCGACCCCGGTCAACCTCGTCCCCGGCGGGGTCGAAATGGGCAACGTCGCCATCCTCGGACCCAAACAGCAGGTCGAGTGGAAGGTCGTCGTCCGCGCCACCGCGGTCGAGAACGCCCTCTTCGAGGTGCGCCTGGTAAGCGACCAGCTCCGCGAGGTCATGGAACTCGAATCGACCAACCAGTACTAGGGTCGGTCGATCATTGACGGTCCGCGAGGCGGGCTGGCCGAAAGGTCAGCCCGCCTTTCTCTTGCCCCTCCCCGGTTCGAACGGTGCATCCGGGAGTTGTGGGTGGAGGCGCGAACTCCGCCAGGCCGCGCTTCGGAGGGCCGAGTTCCACGAGGCCGCAACGGCATGGAGCGTTGGGTTGAGGACTCGCAGAGCTCGTCCCTCCGATTCGCCGCCTTCTCACCCACAACTCCGGGATGCACCGCGATCCGAAGGGCAGACGATATCGGGATTGAGCTTTTCCAGCCGGACCGCTAGACCGCAGGAAGGTCGGTCCGGTTGGAAGCATCTCTCGCCCGTGGCCGGAAGCGCTTCGCCTGCCGAAGCCCGACTACGCCATGCCCGCCGATGTCATCGGGTCCGCGCCTCGCTCCGCCGCCTCCGGCGCGGATCATCCAGGCCATTCCCATCCGCAAGCACTCCTCCGCGATCGGGTTCGCCGCGCCGCCGAAGACAGCCTGGGTGCCTGCCTGCCCACCCTCTGGATCGTCCTGGCCGTCGTCTATGCCGCCTTTACGGCCGCCCACCTCTGGTTCCTTCCCGAGCCCATCCGGAGATACCTCGCACTCCTCGCCACGGCCACCTCGCTCGCCTTCGCCCTCGCCGCAACCCTGTCACGCCGCCGACCGCTGGCGCACCAGTGGATCACCCCTCTGGGCGGACTGACCGCCCTGATCCTCTGGTTCAACAGCTCGGTTCACCTCGGCCTGACCGGCCAGCCCCACGACACCACCAACCTCATCGTCGTCCTCATCGGGACCGCCATGGTCCTGCTCAACCGGCCCTGGTTCTTCATCATCGCCTCACTCAGTGCCGCCGCCTGGATCGCGGCCGCCCTCATCCATTCCGACCGCGAACTCTGGGCTCACTTCGGCTTCGCCCTCTTCTCTTCCGCAACCCTGGCGGTGGTCATGCTCTACGCCCGCCTCCGCGACCTCGAACGGATCGAAGGCCTGCGCTCCCTCGACGCCCGTCATCAGGCCAAGCTCGAACTCGCCCTCCAGGATACCCGGCACCAGCTCGCCTCCATCTGGCAGAACTCCCGCGATGGCATGGCCATCACCGACGCCACCGGCCACATCCTCTCCGTCAATCACGCCGCTGCCGCCGCCATCGGCCTCGATGAATCCCAACTCGCCGGCAAACCCTGGTACTCCGTCCTCCACCCGGCCCCGGAACCCGGCGCAGCCGCTCAGGCCTATGCCCGCCTGCTCGCCCAACCCACCGCCGCCCCCGCCGACGAATGCGAGATCTCCCTCCCCGAAGGTCGCCGCCTCTGGGTCAGCCTCAGTCACCTCGCCCTGCCCCAAAGCGACGGCCCCCCCCACCTGCTGACCCTCATCCGCAATGTGACCCGCCGCCGGCAGATCGAGGAGGAACGGCGCACCCTGGAACGGCGCATGGACGAAGCCCAGCGCCTCGAAAGCCTCGGCGTCCTCGCCGGCGGCATCGCCCACGACTTCAACAACCTCCTGACCGTCATCCTCGGCAGCCTCGATCTCATCCGCACCGAAACGACCTCCCCGCCCGTCCTCGCCCTCGTGGACCGCGCCCGCACCGCGACCCAACACGCCGCCTCCCTCTGCAGCCAGATGCTCGCCTACGCCGGTCGCGGCCGCATCGTGGTCCTCGATGCCGACCTCAATACCGCCGTCCGCGAAACCGTCTCCCTCGTCACCCCCTCCACCCCTAAATCCATCCGCTTCCACCTGGACCTCGCCCACGCCCTCCCCGCACTTCGCGCCGACATCTCCCAGCTTCGCCAGGTCCTCATGAACCTCGCGCTCAATGCCATCGAGGCCCTCGGCTCCCAGCCAGGCCTCATTCGCTGGACCACCCGCCTGGCCACACCCCCTGACTTCACCAACCTCTCCCAACCCCCTCCCCCATCCCCCTCCGGCGAATTCCTCTGCCTCGAAGTCACGGACAACGGCTGCGGCATGGATTCCAGCACCCTCGCCCGCATCTTCGATCCGTTCTTCACCACCAAGTTCACCGGACGCGGCCTCGGCCTCGCCGCCGTCCAGGGGATGGTCCGAAGCCATTCCGGCGCCCTCTGCGTCACCAGCCAGCCCGGTGTCGGCAGCACCTTCCGTCTCCTCTTCCCCGCCCTCCCCTCCGCCACTCCCACCGTCCCCCAGGTCTCCCCCGCACCCCAAGCCCCTTCCCCCAACCACCCTCCGCCCTCCCCGCCAACCATCCTGGTCGTCGATGACGAACCCTTCATCCGGGAACTCATCGCCCTCCAGTTGCGACGCATGCGTTGCCGCGTCCTCGATGCCCCCGAAGGCCAGGCCGCCCTCAACCTGCTGCGTCATCACCCCGACCCCATTCACCTCGTCCTGCTCGACCTCACCATGCCCGGCATGGACGGAGCCCAGACCCTCCGTGAACTCCGCCAGCTCCCCGACCCGCCCCCGGTCATCCTCATGAGCGGTTACACCGCGGACGAAATCCAGGGCCGCTTCGCCCAGGACGGCCTCGCCGGTTACCTCCACAAGCCATTCGCCTCCGACGACCTCGCCGCCCAGATCCGCCGTGCGCTGCCCTGCCTCTCCTAAGAGCCTGTCTGCAAACCGGAAGGGGCCCTGCGACGAGGGGTTTTCAGACAGGCTCTAATCCTCGAACTCAAGAATCCCGAACCGCTCCGGCACGTGAAACGTCCGCGCCAGTGTCGGACGCCACGCCAGAAATCCGTCGTTCGCGTAATCGCACCGGTACAGGTTGATCCGCCAGCGCGTCCCCCCCTCCGGCAACCGCTCCGCCAGCGACCGCAGCGGAATCCTCATCACCGCGGTCCACCGCTTCCCCGCCTCATCCACCCGCACTTCCGTCTCAAACCCGCTGCTCCATGCAAAATCCCGTTCCGGCAGGTTCAACCGCAGATCCAGCTTCATCCCGTTCGGCGCCACCTGAAACTCCGTGTAGCGCCGCGGTTCCGACGCGTCCGTGCCAATGAAGGCCTCCACCACGTCCCGCTCCCACAACCCGATCCGTTCGATCCCCGGCTCCGCCGGCTCAAACACGGTCAGGCGCGTGTACGGCGACTCGAACCGCAGATACAGGTCCTCCGATGTCCACAGGGCCCGCACCTCCGTGGACAGCTCCGCACGGGCTCCCGCATCCAGCGAGTTCTGATCCATCCATACCGCGCGGGCCTGCTCCCACGCCGCGTCCGTCGGTTTCCCGTCCCCGCCCGCTCCCCCCCGAAGCCGCCGCGCCCGCAGGACCGGCTCAGGCAGAAACCGCGCCAGCAGGCGCCGCGCATTGTCGAAGTACACCTTCCGCAGCACCTCCGGCGGCAACCCGATCCCGCTGATCGTCCAGTCCCCCTGGATCGGCGTCATGTGCGCGAAGTCCCGGTCCCACGTCTCCAGCCAGCGCCAGTGCTTCCCGAAAAAATCCACCGCATCGTCATCCGTCGGACGCTCGTCGTCCCCGCTGCTCCCCAGGATCAGCTTGTTGTGCACCTGGAAGTCCGTCGCGAACACGATCCGGTCCGCGTGCTTCCGAAACAGCCGGTGCACCCGCTCCGGCGGATGGCGCCCGATCTCGGGGATCCGCGCCGCCAGGTCCGCGAGCATGTTGGGTCGCGCATCCAGCTTCCGCTCCACCCAGTCCAGATCCTCCGCGTTGTTGGCGAAATGCACGCACACAAATGTCGTCCCCGGATGCCTCGCAATCACCCGGTCCAAAGCCTCCAGCAACGCCTCCCGTGGCGGATACACCGCCGCATCCCCGAACCACCACGGCCGGTGATCCCTCAACTCCTTCCACCGCTCGTTGGTCTCGTTGAACGGATCCCAGAAGGCCTTCGGGTCCGCCACGTGAATGCTCACCGGCATCCCCAGCTCCCCGCAACGCCGCCACACCGGGTCCAGCTTCGGATCGTCAATCCGGATCAATTCCCCCTTCCCATCCCTCAAATACAACCCCAGCCGCTTGAACTCCTTCAGCCCCGCCGCCCCCAACCGGTGCGCCTCCTCCACCTGCCGCGCCCCCCGTTCCCCGAAATCCGCCTCGTCCCATCCCGTGTAATCGAGCTGGAAGTACAGCACGAACCGCCCGGGAGCCAGCCGGTCGGCCAGGGCCTTGTTCCGCTCGAACGCCGACGCCCCCCCATCCCGCGGCGTCACCGTCCCACCCGACAGGTTCGCCGCCACTCCCACACCCACCCGGTCCAGAATCCGTACCGCACGCTCCAGGTGCTCGGGCGTGGACGTGACGTGCTGATGCAGATCCACCATACGCCCC is drawn from Verrucomicrobiia bacterium and contains these coding sequences:
- a CDS encoding response regulator; this translates as MPADVIGSAPRSAASGADHPGHSHPQALLRDRVRRAAEDSLGACLPTLWIVLAVVYAAFTAAHLWFLPEPIRRYLALLATATSLAFALAATLSRRRPLAHQWITPLGGLTALILWFNSSVHLGLTGQPHDTTNLIVVLIGTAMVLLNRPWFFIIASLSAAAWIAAALIHSDRELWAHFGFALFSSATLAVVMLYARLRDLERIEGLRSLDARHQAKLELALQDTRHQLASIWQNSRDGMAITDATGHILSVNHAAAAAIGLDESQLAGKPWYSVLHPAPEPGAAAQAYARLLAQPTAAPADECEISLPEGRRLWVSLSHLALPQSDGPPHLLTLIRNVTRRRQIEEERRTLERRMDEAQRLESLGVLAGGIAHDFNNLLTVILGSLDLIRTETTSPPVLALVDRARTATQHAASLCSQMLAYAGRGRIVVLDADLNTAVRETVSLVTPSTPKSIRFHLDLAHALPALRADISQLRQVLMNLALNAIEALGSQPGLIRWTTRLATPPDFTNLSQPPPPSPSGEFLCLEVTDNGCGMDSSTLARIFDPFFTTKFTGRGLGLAAVQGMVRSHSGALCVTSQPGVGSTFRLLFPALPSATPTVPQVSPAPQAPSPNHPPPSPPTILVVDDEPFIRELIALQLRRMRCRVLDAPEGQAALNLLRHHPDPIHLVLLDLTMPGMDGAQTLRELRQLPDPPPVILMSGYTADEIQGRFAQDGLAGYLHKPFASDDLAAQIRRALPCLS
- a CDS encoding amidohydrolase family protein; its protein translation is MHPLLSLVAVSGLALSWIGSLSAHGEAASPNRPEAEAWRAAGRMVDLHQHVTSTPEHLERAVRILDRVGVGVAANLSGGTVTPRDGGASAFERNKALADRLAPGRFVLYFQLDYTGWDEADFGERGARQVEEAHRLGAAGLKEFKRLGLYLRDGKGELIRIDDPKLDPVWRRCGELGMPVSIHVADPKAFWDPFNETNERWKELRDHRPWWFGDAAVYPPREALLEALDRVIARHPGTTFVCVHFANNAEDLDWVERKLDARPNMLADLAARIPEIGRHPPERVHRLFRKHADRIVFATDFQVHNKLILGSSGDDERPTDDDAVDFFGKHWRWLETWDRDFAHMTPIQGDWTISGIGLPPEVLRKVYFDNARRLLARFLPEPVLRARRLRGGAGGDGKPTDAAWEQARAVWMDQNSLDAGARAELSTEVRALWTSEDLYLRFESPYTRLTVFEPAEPGIERIGLWERDVVEAFIGTDASEPRRYTEFQVAPNGMKLDLRLNLPERDFAWSSGFETEVRVDEAGKRWTAVMRIPLRSLAERLPEGGTRWRINLYRCDYANDGFLAWRPTLARTFHVPERFGILEFED